One Magnolia sinica isolate HGM2019 unplaced genomic scaffold, MsV1 ctg266, whole genome shotgun sequence DNA window includes the following coding sequences:
- the LOC131236184 gene encoding uncharacterized protein LOC131236184 — MYLQYAKLEEDYGLAKSAMKVYEQAMKAVPENEKMNMYEIYIARSTEIFGVPSTREIYEVYLGGQYINNPTLSDVTFLVEGFLETIACPIHCHPKKAINFLMCFRHG, encoded by the exons ATGTACCTACAATATGCGAAGCTGGAAGAAGATTATGGGCTTGCAAAGAGTGCAATGAAAGTCTATGAGCAAGCTATGAAGGCTGTccctgaaaatgaaaaaatgaaCATGTATGAAATTTACATAGCTCGTTCAACtgaaatttttggtgtcccaagTACGAGGGAAATATACGAG GTGTATTTGGGTGGACAATACATAAACAATCCTACACTGTCAGATGTTACGTTTCTAGTTGAAG GTTTCTTGGAAACAATAGCATGTCCGATACACTGCCATCCCAAAAAAGCCATAAACTTCTTAATGT GTTTTAGGCATGGATGA